A section of the Chloroflexota bacterium genome encodes:
- a CDS encoding YbhB/YbcL family Raf kinase inhibitor-like protein: protein MKMGTVRLLLVGLLLVAAACSSPSPTPAADVPSFRLSSRAFEAGQPIPRTYTCDGDDISPPLQWDDPPGDTQSFALIFDDPDAPAGTWVHWVLYNLPADARALAEGIPADPELPDGSRHGRNSWDRLGYGGPCPPGGTHRYFFKLYALDAMLDLPPGATKKQLLQAMEGHVLARAELMGTYTRR from the coding sequence ATGAAGATGGGAACCGTGCGACTCCTTCTGGTGGGTTTGCTGCTCGTCGCTGCGGCGTGCTCTTCCCCTTCACCTACCCCGGCCGCTGATGTACCCTCGTTTCGGCTGAGCAGCCGCGCGTTTGAGGCTGGGCAGCCCATCCCTCGTACGTACACCTGTGATGGGGACGATATCTCCCCACCTCTGCAGTGGGACGATCCGCCCGGGGACACGCAGAGCTTCGCCCTCATCTTCGATGATCCCGATGCCCCGGCGGGCACGTGGGTCCATTGGGTCCTCTATAACCTGCCGGCCGACGCCCGTGCCCTGGCCGAGGGGATCCCCGCCGATCCGGAGCTGCCCGATGGCAGTCGGCATGGTCGGAATAGCTGGGATCGCCTGGGATATGGCGGGCCCTGCCCGCCTGGCGGAACCCATCGCTACTTCTTCAAGCTGTACGCCCTGGATGCCATGCTCGACCTGCCGCCGGGGGCGACGAAGAAGCAGCTGCTGCAGGCCATGGAGGGACACGTCCTGGCCCGGGCGGAGCTGATGGGGACATACACCCGTCGGTGA